In a genomic window of Erigeron canadensis isolate Cc75 chromosome 5, C_canadensis_v1, whole genome shotgun sequence:
- the LOC122599948 gene encoding protein ABIL1-like, translating to MEVDQSKSIERMTTTTFHDDASLEHTSIGFVKALQELKNLRPQLYSAAEYCEKSYLHSEQKQVVLDNLKDYAIRALVNAVDHLGTVAYKLTDLLDQQTLEISSTELHVTCLHQQLLTCQTYTDREAIRQQQLLAVSPRHHKHYILPNSVSKKVHFSPLIQTDARESHLQPPPRQFTSGTPAANTLSWHLATETKSTLKGSSRPLISIEDLKSSHRTPTSVHTTNGEEGMQRKSSTGHSQLSNVGPASSAAMQALGITRRDPAEGPKPMTPFRSFDNNKRVRAPVRSKSLLSSFFVKQKTAKQAIS from the exons ATGGAAGTGGATcaatcaaaatcaattgaaaGGATGACGACGACGACGTTTCACGACGACGCTTCATTAGAGCACACCTCCATTGGATTTGTTAAAGCTCTACAG GAGCTCAAGAACTTAAGACCCCAGCTCTATTCGGCAGCAGAATATTGTGAAAAATCTTATCTACACAGTGAACAGAAACAAGT GGTCCTTGATAACCTAAAAGATTATGCCATTCGGGCTCTTGTAAATGCTGTTGACCATCTTGGCACTGTTGCATACAAACTGACAGACCTTCTAGACCAGCAGACTTTAGAAATCTCTTCAACCGAGTTACATGTTACGTGTTTACATCAG CAACTTCTTACATGCCAAACGTATACGGATAGAGAAGCTATCAGACAGCAACAGTTATTAGCAGTTTCCCCAAGGCATCACAAACATTATATTTTACCCA ATTCTGTCAGCAAAAAGGTCCATTTTAGCCCCCTGATCCAAACTGATGCAAGAGAAAGTCATCTTCAACCACCGCCTCGCCAATTTACTTCCG GCACTCCGGCTGCAAACACACTTTCTTGGCATTTAGCAACAGAGACCAAGTCTACATTGAAAGGGAGTTCACGCCCATTGATAAG CATTGAAGATCTCAAAAGTTCTCATCGTACTCCCACATCTGTTCATACGACAA ATGGTGAAGAGGGCATGCAGAGAAAATCATCAACAGGTCATTCCCAGTTGTCGAATGTAGGGCCAGCGTCAAGTGCAGCTATGCAGGCACTTGGCATAACACGACGG GATCCAGCTGAGGGACCCAAGCCGATGACACCATTCCGATCATTTGATAATAATAAACGTGTACGTGCACCTGTTCGAAGCAAGAGTCTCTTGTCGTCTTTCTTTGTGAAACAAAAGACAGCCAAACAAGCCATTTCATGA